In Halobacteriovorax marinus SJ, the following proteins share a genomic window:
- a CDS encoding Spy/CpxP family protein refolding chaperone: MKSILGLTLTALLISTPALAKKPMNIEERQTACKDKSAGDSCTFQGKKGEKSGTCKEGRRDKSKLICLGERKGKGFGFLKELNLSKEQFSKLKEHKQSEKVKREERKALREKIKNLREDIKKGFIGNISDDKMMSMHKEVSSTRAKLEEMRFSKMIAMKNILNEEQRKKFIELEDKRREKFKKKKKHHKKD, from the coding sequence ATGAAATCAATTTTAGGACTAACACTTACTGCACTTCTAATCTCGACGCCGGCTCTGGCCAAGAAACCAATGAATATTGAAGAGAGGCAAACGGCCTGCAAAGATAAGTCAGCAGGGGATAGTTGTACTTTTCAAGGTAAAAAGGGTGAGAAGTCTGGAACTTGTAAAGAAGGTCGTAGAGACAAGTCTAAACTTATTTGCCTTGGCGAGAGAAAGGGTAAGGGGTTTGGATTTTTAAAAGAGCTTAACTTATCTAAAGAGCAGTTTTCAAAGCTTAAAGAGCATAAGCAAAGTGAAAAAGTGAAAAGAGAAGAGCGCAAGGCCCTAAGAGAGAAGATAAAGAATTTAAGAGAAGATATTAAGAAGGGATTCATTGGAAATATCTCAGACGACAAAATGATGTCGATGCATAAGGAAGTGAGCTCAACGAGAGCAAAACTAGAAGAGATGAGATTTTCAAAGATGATTGCGATGAAAAATATTTTGAATGAAGAGCAAAGAAAGAAGTTCATTGAGCTTGAAGACAAGAGACGTGAGAAGTTTAAGAAAAAGAAAAAGCATCATAAGAAAGACTAA
- the asnB gene encoding asparagine synthase B: MCGFMAFKSKKLSKLEEQSFHKITYRGPDDSRIEEVAQGVFLAFHRLAIMDLSTDGMQPFKNSQGDALVCNGEIYNHQQIRDTLLSSEPLHSKSDCEVILPLYKKFGIEKLCKNLDGEFAFVIWDQKEKSFLAARDQIGIRPLFYGKRLDDHSMAFASEVKALQDYCFDIKPFPPGHYFDGEQFISFDSTHKVEQDFSIDQKTALQGIKQLLEQAVIKRLDSDAPVGFLLSGGLDSSLVCSIAAKNSSKRIKTFAVGIKEDPIDAKYAKQVADYIGSEHTEYLFSKSDLLETLDHLIYRLESFDITTIRASLGMDLICRYIKETTDIKVLMTGECSDEMFGYKYTDFAPSPEEFQKEASKRMEELYIYDVLRADRCISSNSLEARVPFSDKAFVKFVMSIPAKLKMNTTGHGKYLLRAAFEAGDYLPHDILYRQKAAFSDAVGHSSVDYLKTLSELTISDEEFSTASELYPHCTPSSKEAFLYRRIFEKHYPGKSYLIKAIWLPNQEWDNCKVTDPSARALPNYGKSGL; this comes from the coding sequence ATGTGTGGTTTTATGGCATTTAAGAGTAAGAAGTTGAGTAAATTAGAAGAGCAAAGCTTTCATAAGATAACTTATCGCGGTCCTGATGACTCGAGAATAGAAGAAGTGGCCCAAGGAGTTTTCTTGGCCTTTCACAGACTTGCAATTATGGACCTCTCTACTGATGGAATGCAGCCCTTTAAAAATAGTCAAGGTGATGCTCTCGTATGTAATGGTGAGATTTATAACCATCAACAAATTAGAGATACTCTTTTGTCGTCGGAACCACTTCATTCAAAATCAGATTGCGAGGTGATACTCCCTCTTTATAAGAAGTTTGGAATTGAGAAGCTATGTAAGAACTTAGATGGTGAATTTGCCTTTGTTATCTGGGATCAGAAAGAGAAAAGTTTTTTGGCGGCTAGAGATCAAATTGGAATACGACCACTATTCTATGGTAAGAGATTAGATGATCATTCGATGGCCTTCGCTTCAGAAGTTAAGGCCCTTCAAGATTACTGTTTTGATATTAAGCCATTTCCACCTGGCCACTATTTCGATGGAGAGCAATTTATCTCTTTTGATTCCACTCATAAAGTTGAACAAGATTTTTCAATTGACCAAAAGACTGCCTTGCAAGGAATTAAACAGTTATTAGAGCAAGCAGTTATAAAGAGATTAGACTCTGATGCTCCTGTTGGATTTCTACTTAGTGGTGGTTTAGATAGTAGCTTGGTTTGTTCAATCGCTGCAAAGAACTCATCAAAGAGAATTAAGACTTTTGCTGTTGGTATTAAAGAAGATCCTATCGATGCAAAGTATGCAAAGCAAGTTGCAGACTACATAGGATCTGAGCACACTGAATACCTCTTTTCTAAAAGTGACCTCCTAGAAACTCTTGATCACCTTATCTATAGACTAGAGAGTTTTGATATCACAACTATCAGGGCCTCACTTGGAATGGATCTCATTTGTCGATATATTAAGGAAACTACTGACATAAAGGTTTTAATGACAGGTGAATGTAGCGACGAGATGTTTGGATATAAATATACTGACTTTGCACCTTCGCCAGAGGAGTTTCAAAAAGAAGCATCTAAGAGAATGGAGGAGCTCTATATCTATGATGTATTGAGAGCTGATCGTTGCATTAGTTCGAACTCCCTTGAAGCGAGAGTTCCCTTTAGTGACAAAGCATTTGTTAAATTTGTAATGAGTATTCCTGCTAAATTAAAAATGAATACCACTGGGCATGGAAAGTACCTTTTACGTGCAGCCTTTGAGGCCGGGGACTATCTTCCTCACGACATACTTTATAGACAGAAAGCTGCTTTCAGTGATGCCGTTGGACACTCCAGCGTCGATTATCTAAAGACATTGTCCGAATTAACTATTAGTGATGAAGAATTCTCTACAGCAAGTGAGCTCTACCCACATTGTACTCCAAGCTCTAAAGAAGCATTTCTTTATAGGAGAATTTTTGAGAAGCATTACCCAGGTAAGTCGTACCTTATTAAGGCAATTTGGCTTCCAAATCAAGAATGGGATAACTGTAAAGTCACTGACCCAAGTGCGAGGGCCTTACCGAATTATGGAAAAAGTGGATTATAA
- a CDS encoding RNA polymerase sigma factor translates to MIKTLKSIFTPLSFSCEEEKREVFNQIYLENQEFIRTTIYWMVRNQNIDDIVQETFLKAWNKLDTFNNKSSYKTWLYRIAMNTTYDSLKKHKEQSSDEIEASINPDNTLKDLITKGLLKLKAKHREVFILYYKLEYTNTEIAKLLGISEGTVKSRVHYAKEDFTKFLKENGVDHDQ, encoded by the coding sequence TTGATTAAAACTCTAAAGAGCATATTCACACCTCTCTCATTTTCTTGCGAAGAAGAGAAGAGAGAGGTCTTTAATCAGATCTATTTAGAGAACCAAGAGTTTATACGTACAACTATTTACTGGATGGTTAGAAATCAAAACATAGATGACATCGTACAGGAAACCTTTCTCAAGGCCTGGAATAAGCTGGATACCTTTAACAATAAGTCTTCTTATAAAACATGGCTCTACCGAATTGCTATGAATACCACTTACGACTCTCTCAAGAAACACAAAGAACAAAGTAGTGATGAAATCGAAGCTTCTATAAATCCTGATAACACATTAAAAGATTTAATAACTAAAGGATTATTAAAGCTCAAAGCAAAACATAGAGAAGTTTTTATTCTTTATTACAAACTTGAATATACAAATACTGAAATTGCAAAACTTCTAGGCATTAGCGAAGGAACTGTTAAATCTAGAGTGCACTATGCCAAAGAGGACTTCACTAAATTTTTAAAAGAGAACGGAGTCGACCATGACCAATGA
- a CDS encoding Lrp/AsnC ligand binding domain-containing protein, which yields MEKYQIDSLDRRIIEELQRDARKPFLDIARKCQVAGGTIHQRIEKLKEKGVITGSKITIDHKKLGYGVEVLLGIHLVNAKVVSKVVKKLEKFPEVVQSLYTTGNYALFVKVVTKDIDHFHNFLVKKLQAIEEIRSTESFICLETPIDRELQV from the coding sequence ATGGAAAAATATCAAATTGATAGCCTTGATCGAAGAATTATTGAAGAACTCCAAAGGGATGCAAGGAAGCCATTTCTCGATATCGCAAGAAAGTGCCAAGTTGCAGGCGGAACAATTCATCAAAGAATTGAAAAATTAAAAGAAAAGGGAGTGATTACTGGAAGTAAGATTACAATTGATCATAAAAAGTTAGGCTACGGCGTAGAGGTTTTGCTTGGGATTCACCTTGTGAACGCTAAGGTTGTTTCTAAGGTGGTGAAAAAGTTAGAAAAGTTTCCAGAAGTTGTACAATCTCTATATACGACAGGAAATTACGCACTCTTTGTTAAGGTCGTCACAAAAGATATTGATCATTTTCATAATTTCCTAGTAAAGAAGTTGCAGGCCATTGAAGAGATAAGATCAACAGAGTCATTTATATGTTTAGAGACTCCAATTGATCGAGAGCTTCAGGTGTAG
- a CDS encoding nucleoside deaminase, protein MHNFSEYKWLMSVAMDEAYKAYSIDEVPIGAAIVDESGNILSQCHNEKEHCNDPCGHAEIIAIREACKKRGDWRLSGCTIYVTLEPCPMCLSAMIQARVDKLVFAAYDPKGGAISLNYNLYKDKRLNHNFSVVGGIGHFESSKVLSRFFREKRSSYKK, encoded by the coding sequence ATGCATAACTTTAGTGAATATAAATGGCTTATGAGTGTTGCGATGGATGAAGCATATAAGGCTTATTCCATTGATGAAGTTCCAATCGGTGCTGCAATCGTTGATGAGTCAGGAAATATATTGAGTCAATGTCATAATGAAAAAGAGCATTGCAATGATCCTTGTGGACACGCTGAGATTATAGCCATAAGAGAAGCCTGTAAAAAAAGAGGTGATTGGCGCTTGTCGGGGTGTACGATTTACGTAACTCTTGAACCATGTCCAATGTGCTTAAGCGCTATGATTCAAGCAAGAGTAGATAAACTCGTCTTTGCTGCCTATGATCCAAAAGGTGGAGCGATTAGCCTAAACTACAATCTTTATAAAGATAAACGTCTTAATCATAACTTCAGTGTCGTTGGTGGGATAGGCCACTTCGAATCTTCAAAGGTCCTTTCAAGGTTTTTTCGTGAGAAGAGATCTTCATATAAAAAGTAA
- a CDS encoding response regulator: MFILQYPIKIVLVDDDQDALNLMSSFLKDNEHFDVLSFSSPKKALSFMTENEVHIAVIDINMKEMYGDRLLDAIIKLESGTQVIITTASDNLINFTACYRLRANGFIFKPLKKDSFIKVIENSHKNLINWSQVFEEMMMRKHSA; encoded by the coding sequence ATGTTCATTCTTCAATACCCAATCAAAATAGTCTTAGTAGATGACGATCAAGATGCTCTCAATCTTATGAGTTCCTTTTTAAAAGATAATGAGCACTTTGATGTATTAAGCTTTAGCTCTCCCAAGAAAGCTCTTTCTTTTATGACCGAGAATGAAGTTCATATTGCTGTCATTGATATAAATATGAAGGAGATGTACGGTGATAGATTACTCGATGCTATTATTAAACTTGAAAGTGGCACTCAGGTTATCATAACCACAGCTTCTGACAATCTCATCAACTTTACCGCTTGCTATCGTCTAAGAGCAAACGGTTTTATTTTCAAGCCTCTAAAAAAAGATAGCTTCATAAAAGTAATTGAAAACTCCCATAAGAACCTTATCAATTGGAGTCAAGTCTTTGAGGAAATGATGATGAGAAAGCACAGCGCCTAA